The genomic interval ATGAACTCAGCGTCGACCTTCGGTAGATGCACAAAGCCCACTGGATAGATCGTGGTCACACCATCGTCTGCCACATCGGCTGACTTGCGCAGGTTGTTGTAGAACTCCAGTTTGGCAATACCACCCGCGACCGAGAACACCTTGATGCCCCGGCGTAGTTTCTTGCCGCCGGTTGTCGCATCAACCGCCGTCGGGGTGCCGACCAGTGCCGCCCCACGCGCCACACCTTTGACCGCCATCACGCGAGAATCCCGCACCGCGCGCACGAAGGTATAGGCTTCCTGAGTGGCAAAGCCGGTATCCAGCGCGAAGCGCACCAGCGGTACCGATGCCCCGGAGGCATGCGTCCAGGTTTCCTCCAGCAGGCGAGCCAACTGATTCCAGACCTCGGGTCGCGCGGTATCGCCCATCAGCACCCGGTGCTCGACAAGCCATGAAGCCTTGCCACGCCCGAACGCCCAGACGGAGGCTTCGATGCGGTCCTTCTGAACGTCGCCACCACCGGTCAGGAGCAATCCACCATCGGGAATGGATCCCATCCGGTAGTCTTCGCGTCGTTCCAGCAGGCGCTGCCAGTCGGGCGCTTCGCCTTCCTCGACCCACGTTTCACCGAGTTCAGTGTTCTTGAACGTCTTGATGGCGGCGGCCGATCCGGCTTCCTTGCTGATGGCACTCTCCCATGCGGCGGCGATTTCCCGCCAGTTACGCCAACCAATCGGGCTGTACAGGCTCGACAAATGGAAGCCGGCGGTCTTGCTGGGTACTTCAGCCATTGCCCGCCATTCACCGTGTTCCAGCATCCACGTCTTGTGATGCTCAGGAATCGGTACCTCGCAGGACTCGCAGACGTAGGCAGCCGTGTCGGGCCGATTACCGCTTTCGTCACGCTCCCAGCGCAATTGCTCGAAGCGCAACCACTGCCGATGCCCACAGTGCGGGCACGGCACGAAGTAGCGACGTTGATCACTGGCTTCATATTCGCGTTCGATAGTGCTGACGCCAGCAATCGTTGGCGTTGATACGATGAAAATCTTTCGGCGCGCAAAGGTGCGGGTGCGGGCCTCGGCCAAGGCCACCGCGCTCCCCTCACCATCGACGTCGATCGGATACCCATCGACCTCGTCGAGAAAGAGGTAACGCACCGGCATCGACCGCAGCCCCACGGCGCTGTTGGCCCCGGTCATTACCAGGACTCCGCCGCGAAATTCCTTCGCCAGAATCGTGTTACCCGAATCGCGGCTGCGTGCCGGCGCAATCAGTTCCTTGAGGATGGCTGACTCTTCGATCAGCGGATCGATTCGCTGCTTGGAGTTGCGCTTGGCCATCTCCACCGTTGGCCAGACCGCCATCATCGGGCCGGGCGCGTGATGGATCACGTAGCCGATCCAGTTGCTGCCCATCTCGGTCGCACCCAACTGGGCTGCCTTCATGAACACCACCCGCTCGACCGGCGAGGTTGGCGACAAGCAATCCATGATGGCCTTCAGGTACGGCGTGCGGCTGGTGCGCCAGCGCCCCGGCTCACTGGATGCCTTGGAGGACAGCATCCGATGCCGATCCGACCACTCCGAGACCGAGAGTAGTGGATCCGGAATCAGACCTTCGCGCCAGGCACGCTCGATATCGAGTTCGCCATCGTAGTCCGTGTCCATCAATCCACCCGGGCGCGCAGTTCGCCTAACTCCATCAAGTGCTCACGCACAGCCGCCTCGATCGCGACATGCAAGGCATGGGCATCCACTTCGAGTTTTGCGGCCATTTGCGCCGAGATGCGTGCTGGCCAGTTAAGCCAGGCATCGCGTTCAGTGCGGGCCAATCGAAACACATGGGCGATGGCCTGCGAGCGATCAACCAGATCACCTTTGAGCCGCGCCAGGCGCACCTTGTTGGTCTGCGCTTTGACGACCTCGTTGACCGTGCGCGCCTGCAAAAGCGAGGTGCCACCGGTAGAGAGTGTCGGCGTCGGCGATTCGGCCGCTGGTTCTTGAGCGACCGAGCGGGGTGATTTTGTTGCGGCCGCGACCTTTGGCGTTGCCGAGGCCTTGCGCGGTGACGCGGTGTTCTGTTCCCACTCCCGATCGGCTTGCTCCGGATCGATCGTGCCATCTGTCCCTTGGCTAATCCGGCCTGTGTCGATGGCCTTCTTAACGGCAACGTGAGAGACGCCGCGATGCCGGGCGTAAGCGCGAATCGACAGACCCATGATTTACATCAAGCCGGGCGCAGATGTTCTCCAACAGATGCGATTCCCCGCTTGGCTTTCCTCCTTAACAGCGCGTTCATGCAATCACCATCACCAACGTCGCAAGGAGACACACATGAACGCCAACCCCATCGACACCCTGGGCAAGAAACTCGGCGATACCGCCTTGACCTTGCTGATTCGTCTTTACCCGGACGTGCGGATCGCCACCACCGAGCAACTCGACGCCGCTTGCGCTGCGATGCGGGTCAAGTCCCGGTCAGTGGTCGATGAACTCCTTGACGACGCGCGTGACGCACCGGGGGTAGCACACATCGCGTTTCAAACCGCCGCGTTGACCCTCGCGCACGAAGGAATCCGGGTGCTGCAGGACGCTCGCAAATGAATCGCCGAAGCCACGCAGAAAGAGCTTGGCTTCGCTCTCGAACAGCGCGTTCATGCAATCACCATCAACGTCACCCAAAGGAAATCACCATGAGCCAGATCGACAACATCCTGACCCTGATCGCCCAAAAGCACCTGGACATCGACACCCTGGAAACCCAAAAGTCGGACCGCCTCGACTTCCATGACGTTGCGGTCTGGCGCTTGCGCGATGCCCTCGAGGCAGCGTTCAAGGCGGGTGCGGAATTGGGCGCGTCGCTTCCGAAGGCCACCGAGCAAGAAATTGCCAACGCCACATAAATAAGTCGGAAGTCGGCGAGATAACGCTTGGCTTCCGTTTCAAACAGCGCGTTCATCCAATCACCATCAACACCACTCAAGGAGATCACCATGACCACCGACATCAAACTCACCGACACCCAGCGCCAGGTTCTCGAGCACGCGGCCAATCAACCCGAGGGCCGAATCACCTGGTTCCCTGACAACGTCAAAGGCGGGGCCCGTCAGAAAGTCATTGCCGGGCTGTTCAACAAGGCCCTCATCACCAGCAACGGTGGCCAGGACTGGTTTGTGGCCGCCGAGGGCTACGACGCCCTTGGTCTTGCACGACCCACGCTGGCCAGTACTCATCCCGACCCCGAGGTCGAGGCCGCCGTGTCGGCGGCAGAGGCCCACTGGGCGCAAGAAAAACAGGTGGCGGCCAAGCAACTGATCAAGGTCGGCGTCGAGGGGAAACCCCGCACCCGCGACAACAGCAAGCAGGCCACCGTGATCCAAATGTTGCAACGCCCCGAGGGCGCGACAATCCAGCAGATCATGGATGCCACTGGCTGGCAGGCGCACACGGTGCGCGGCACCTTTGCCGGCGCATTCAAGAAGAAACTGGGCCTCAACCTGGCATCGGAAAAGGCTGAGGGCAACGACCGCGTTTATCGGATTGCTTGATCAGGAGCCGCCGTCATGTTGAAACTCATCACCATCCTGGAAGACCTCAAAGTGCAACCGCGCCAACTCACCGAGGAGGAGAACCTCTACCTCCATCAAGTCGGCGACGAGTTACGCCGAGCGGAAAGCGATGGCGCCCGCTGGCGCATCCTTGAGCGTGAGGGACTGAGTCGCCTTGATGGCTTCAATTTCACCGAGGACGTCATCGCCAAACTCACCGAGGTGCGTCGCGCCGCCATGAACTAAAGAGCTTGGCTTCCTGATTGAACAGCGCGTTCATACAATCGTCATCAACACAGGAGAGCAACGTGAATTCAGCAACCAACTTTCACCTCAGTCAACTTCGACCACTGGTTGGCGGAACAATTTCTGCCCTCGCCAGAACCGGTCCGCATGACGACGCGGCGGAGAACGAATTTTTCGGTTTTGTCGTCACACTGCCGGATGGCTCGACGCGAACGATCCTCCTGCTCTCTGACGATGAGGGCAACGGCCCGGGGAGCTTCGAAATTCTCAACTGAGATTGATTCAAATAGATTGCGAAGTGGCCGAGAACAGCTTGGCTTCCTGATGGAATAGCGCGTTCATACCGGTGTCGCAACAATCAACCCGAAGGAGAACATCATGCAAACCAACGACGCCCTCCAGCAGCATGCCAACTACGATGCCGACGACTACGCTTACCTCACCGCCAAGGGCTGGACGGACGCTGAGATCCTCGCGCGATGGAATGCCGAAGCCAAATCCGGCACCGGCCCGTGCCGGTGGCAGACCGACTCGGCGCGCAGCAAACTGGCCGCCGTTACGGGTCGCCGCTAGGCCAATGACAAGCCAAGCAAGAAGAGAGAAGATAGTTCAATCTTCCGCTTGGCTTCTCAATCGAACAGCGCGTTACTACGGGTGTCGCAACGATCAACCCGCAGGAGAAAAAAATGACCACCAGCACCCTCAAGAACCTGATCAAGAGCACGATGTTTCGGTTCAACACCCTGGCCAACGCCTCGAGTTTTGCGAACCGCGCCACCTACCCGATGCGCCTCGTCCTGGGTGACCACGACGGTGAGCGCGGCGAGTATTGGGTGGTGACCCCGGCCGATGCATCGCGCCTTGAGCGCGCCGGCTACGAGATGGCATAAAGGAGAGCGCAATGACGACCACCCTCGACCAACGCATCACCGGCCTCGAACCCGGCCAGGAAATCCGCATCTCCGGCACCAACGACCTCTGGGTCACTGCCGAGCGAAGCGGGAACGGTATGTGGCTACGTTTCGTTCGCCACACGCCCAACGGCTTCACGGTTTTCAAGACCACCCGGTTCTGACACCAGGGCATCAAACGCCACCCCGTCCGACTGGCGGGTGGCCTGCGCCCCGGCATAGTCTTGCCAACGGCGCACAATCACATCGACGTACTTCGGATCCAGTTCGATCAGCCGGGCCTTGCGGTCTGACTTCTCGGACGCAATCATGGTTGTGCCCGAGCCGCCGAACGAATCCAGCACGATGTCACCCGGTCGACTGGAATTTCGCACCGCACGTTCGACCAACTCAACCGGCTTCATTGTCGGGTGCAGATCATTCTTGTGCGGCTTCTTGATGTTCCAGACGTCACCCTGGTCACGCGCACCGCACCAGTGCCGGGTTCCTTCGGCTGGCCAGCCGTACAGGATCGGCTCAAACTGCCGCTGATAGTCGGCATGCCCGAGCGTGAAGGTGTGCTTCGCCCAGATGATGAACGTCGACCACTTGCCACCTGCTGTACGAAAAGCAGACTGCAGCACATCGAGTTCGGAGGAGGACATCGCCACGTAGATGCCACCACGGCAGTGGGCCAACGTGGGCGTCAGTGCCGCCAACAGGAAGTCGTGAAAACCAGCGCCGAGGTTGTCGTTCAGGATCGGTCGATCCGTTCCCCGCATCTTGTCCTTGGCGGTATTGGCATAGTCCACGTTGTAGGGTGGATCGGTGAACACCATGTCGGCAGTCTCGCCGGCCATCAGCGCCTCGTAGGTGCTGGCGTCCGTCGAGTCACCACAGATCACGCGGTGGTTGCCGCAGAGCCAGACATCACCCGGGCGCGTTATCGACGGGCCGGCTTCGGGAACAGAATCCTCATCGGTCTGCCCCTCGGTCGTCGTCTCTTCGCCGGCGAGGAGATCGGCAAGCGCATCGGCATCGAAGCCGGTCAAGGACAGATCGAAGCTGTCGTCCTGGAGCGCGGCCAGTTCGACCTGCAGCATGGCGTCGTCCCAGCCTGCGTTCTCGGCGATGCGGTTATCCGCGATCACCAGGGCGCGACGCTGGGTCGGCGTTAAATGGTCGAGCACCACGACCGGCACCGTAGC from Sulfurimicrobium lacus carries:
- a CDS encoding DUF6900 domain-containing protein, yielding MSQIDNILTLIAQKHLDIDTLETQKSDRLDFHDVAVWRLRDALEAAFKAGAELGASLPKATEQEIANAT
- a CDS encoding phage terminase large subunit family protein, whose translation is MDTDYDGELDIERAWREGLIPDPLLSVSEWSDRHRMLSSKASSEPGRWRTSRTPYLKAIMDCLSPTSPVERVVFMKAAQLGATEMGSNWIGYVIHHAPGPMMAVWPTVEMAKRNSKQRIDPLIEESAILKELIAPARSRDSGNTILAKEFRGGVLVMTGANSAVGLRSMPVRYLFLDEVDGYPIDVDGEGSAVALAEARTRTFARRKIFIVSTPTIAGVSTIEREYEASDQRRYFVPCPHCGHRQWLRFEQLRWERDESGNRPDTAAYVCESCEVPIPEHHKTWMLEHGEWRAMAEVPSKTAGFHLSSLYSPIGWRNWREIAAAWESAISKEAGSAAAIKTFKNTELGETWVEEGEAPDWQRLLERREDYRMGSIPDGGLLLTGGGDVQKDRIEASVWAFGRGKASWLVEHRVLMGDTARPEVWNQLARLLEETWTHASGASVPLVRFALDTGFATQEAYTFVRAVRDSRVMAVKGVARGAALVGTPTAVDATTGGKKLRRGIKVFSVAGGIAKLEFYNNLRKSADVADDGVTTIYPVGFVHLPKVDAEFIQQLCAEQLVTRRDRNGFAIREWQKMRERNEALDCYVYARAAAAASGLDRFEERHWRELEKQLGLAPPPDLTNNEPEPEATQRGGLAVSDNRRPTRRLVRSRWLT
- a CDS encoding site-specific DNA-methyltransferase codes for the protein MTISWLADKIEQWPTAKLVPYARNARTHSDAQVAQIAASIAEFGFANPILAGSDGVIVAGHGRLAAAQKLGIATVPVVVLDHLTPTQRRALVIADNRIAENAGWDDAMLQVELAALQDDSFDLSLTGFDADALADLLAGEETTTEGQTDEDSVPEAGPSITRPGDVWLCGNHRVICGDSTDASTYEALMAGETADMVFTDPPYNVDYANTAKDKMRGTDRPILNDNLGAGFHDFLLAALTPTLAHCRGGIYVAMSSSELDVLQSAFRTAGGKWSTFIIWAKHTFTLGHADYQRQFEPILYGWPAEGTRHWCGARDQGDVWNIKKPHKNDLHPTMKPVELVERAVRNSSRPGDIVLDSFGGSGTTMIASEKSDRKARLIELDPKYVDVIVRRWQDYAGAQATRQSDGVAFDALVSEPGGLENREAVGRVANET
- a CDS encoding elements of external origin; the protein is MGLSIRAYARHRGVSHVAVKKAIDTGRISQGTDGTIDPEQADREWEQNTASPRKASATPKVAAATKSPRSVAQEPAAESPTPTLSTGGTSLLQARTVNEVVKAQTNKVRLARLKGDLVDRSQAIAHVFRLARTERDAWLNWPARISAQMAAKLEVDAHALHVAIEAAVREHLMELGELRARVD
- a CDS encoding DUF3489 domain-containing protein, translated to MTTDIKLTDTQRQVLEHAANQPEGRITWFPDNVKGGARQKVIAGLFNKALITSNGGQDWFVAAEGYDALGLARPTLASTHPDPEVEAAVSAAEAHWAQEKQVAAKQLIKVGVEGKPRTRDNSKQATVIQMLQRPEGATIQQIMDATGWQAHTVRGTFAGAFKKKLGLNLASEKAEGNDRVYRIA